From Mytilus edulis chromosome 9, xbMytEdul2.2, whole genome shotgun sequence, the proteins below share one genomic window:
- the LOC139488688 gene encoding monocarboxylate transporter 9-like, with protein sequence MGEECRGDTESVTKSIRHGKVRPPDGGWGWVIVFSAFMINVITDGCSYSFGVLYVFLLDYFQESRSTTAWIGSVFCAVPLLCGPIASVVTNRLGFRKATIIGGLITAIGFISSAFVHSVGAMAVTYGCIAGLGISMPYLNSIVVVAMYFEKKRTLATGISECGAGIGTLIFAPLYEYLIMSYSWRGAVLIIGAISLNIVVCGAVFKPLEDAQEYAEVQDSECDDKAFIEEDQVDRDNELLPIDGGFVVTKLLKSQEVIKSNPCLVLESISVLGASVATSPSIVRTAVSCHDLNESTKPPCKRINKPLIDISIFTNARFVLFTFSSIILYFWYDVPYVFTVDRAKNFGITEKRASYMVAVIGISHTLGNLLYGFLGDRKQINRRYLYSGSLLLTGVVLIIVPLFTTFLPCTILAGLFGLLSASAEALTSVIIVDILGIDKLTDAYGVVMFLQGVSNLVGPPVAGWLYDTSGSYDKTFYSAGSCISISGIIVFLTSLIKQKKEPRHEND encoded by the exons ATGGGAGAAGAATGCCGCGGTGATACGGAATCGGTGACTAAATCAATACGACATGGTAAGGTCAGACCTCCGGACGGCGGATGGGGTTGGGTGATTGTGTTTTCTGCGTTTATGATCAACGTGATAACTGACGGATGTTCTTATTCCTTTGGAGtattgtatgtttttcttttggactattttcaagaATCAAGAAGTACAACTGCATGGATCGGATCCGTATTTtgtgctgttcctttgctttgTGGGCCAATCGCAAGTGTCGTTACAAACCGACTCGGTTTTAGAAAAGCGACTATAATTGGTGGACTGATTACTGCCATAGGCTTCATATCAAGTGCCTTTGTCCATTCCGTAGGTGCTATGGCGGTGACGTATGGTTGTATAGCCGGTCTTGGTATTTCTATGCCTTATTTGAACTCGATTGTTGTTGTTGCGATGTATTTTGAAAAGAAAAGGACCCTTGCTACAGGAATTTCAGAATGTGGCGCCGGCATTGGAACGTTAATTTTTGCTCCTTTATATGAATATCTAATTATGTCGTATAGTTGGCGTGGTGCTGTACTGATTATTGGTGCTATTTCTTTAAATATCGTAGTCTGTGGTGCTGTCTTTAAACCTCTTGAAGATGCTCAGGAATATGCTGAAGTTCAAGATTCAGAATGTGATGATAAAGCATTTATTGAAGAAGATCAAGTGGATCGTGATAATGAATTACTTCCAATTGACGGTGGTTTCGTAGTTACAAAATTACTTAAATCACAAGAAGTTATTAAGTCAAATCCTTGTCTCGTTTTGGAGTCTATTTCGGTGTTAGGGGCGTCTGTTGCCACCTCACCGTCTATAGTCAGGACAGCTGTTAGCTGTCATGATCTCAATGAAAGCACAAAGCCTCCGTGCAAACGAATAAACAAACCCCTAATTGACATTTCTATTTTTACAAATgcacgttttgttttgtttacattctcCAGCATTATTCTGTACTTTTGGTATGACGTACCTTACGTATTCACCGTAGACAGGGCTAAGAATTTTGGCATTACTGAAAAGAGAGCCTCGTATATGGTTGCCGTAATCGGAATCTCACACACTTTGGGAAACCTGCTTTATGGTTTCCTTGGTGACAGGAAGCAGATTAATCGACGATATCTATATAGTGGAAGTTTGTTATTGACAGGTGTTGTTCTAATTATAGTTCCATTATTTACAACTTTTCTTCCTTGCACAATACTTGCTGGACTATTTGGACTCTTGTCAGCTTCCGCCGAAGCACTCACTTCCGTGATAATTGTAGACATTCTTGGAATAGATAAACTTACTGATGCCTATGGAGTTGTAATGTTTCTTCAAGGAGTGTCTAATTTAGTTGGCCCACCAGTAGCGG gaTGGTTATATGACACGTCTGGAAGCTATGACAAGACATTTTATTCCGCAGGCAGCTGTATCAGTATTTCCGGTATCATTGTGTTCCTTACATCTCTCATAAAACAGAAGAAAGAACCGCGCcatgaaaatgattga